A portion of the Chondrinema litorale genome contains these proteins:
- a CDS encoding DUF1801 domain-containing protein: MQFSQHVEVNSFLQSLEYSYRIPVLQFRRFLFQATDELDECIKRGTLVFSVCNEEFCVIKVVKNSVRLIFLNGAELSDNHNLLKSFGLKSRCIELYECNSKLMGILPKYIGESISIVKQHTELT, from the coding sequence ATGCAATTTTCGCAGCATGTGGAAGTGAACTCATTTCTTCAGTCCCTAGAATACTCTTATAGGATTCCGGTATTACAGTTTAGACGATTTTTATTTCAGGCTACAGACGAGTTAGACGAGTGCATCAAAAGAGGTACATTGGTTTTTAGTGTTTGTAATGAAGAGTTTTGTGTAATTAAGGTTGTTAAAAACTCTGTTCGTTTGATATTTTTAAATGGTGCTGAGTTATCTGATAATCATAATTTACTTAAGAGTTTTGGTTTAAAATCGAGGTGTATTGAGCTGTATGAATGTAACTCTAAACTAATGGGAATTTTACCAAAATATATTGGTGAATCTATCTCTATTGTAAAGCAGCATACAGAGCTAACTTAG
- a CDS encoding DUF5683 domain-containing protein, with the protein MLSVKKTVLLTLLSILANFAFSQVDSLENKSVEPQKIKKEKKGATFELADSTELKKNKLLPEEELELNSPTKAALMAAAVPGLGQVYNKKYWKVPMVYGGFVVFASLIDFNNVRWALFRDALAAKTEDEDAILEDSRLQNYSTDQLRRARDSYRRDRDLNIILTFAWYGLTIADAVVDAHLSKFNVNEDLSAKLRPGIIENDFNNQPMAGVKFVVYLHPKH; encoded by the coding sequence ATGCTATCTGTTAAAAAAACTGTTTTATTAACCCTATTAAGCATTTTAGCAAATTTCGCTTTTTCTCAGGTTGATTCATTAGAAAATAAAAGCGTTGAGCCTCAGAAGATTAAGAAAGAGAAAAAAGGGGCTACTTTTGAATTGGCAGATAGCACAGAACTCAAAAAAAATAAGCTTTTACCTGAAGAGGAGCTCGAATTAAATTCCCCTACAAAAGCTGCATTAATGGCAGCAGCAGTTCCTGGCTTAGGACAAGTTTATAACAAAAAGTACTGGAAAGTACCTATGGTTTATGGTGGTTTTGTGGTGTTTGCCTCATTAATTGATTTTAACAATGTAAGATGGGCTCTTTTTAGAGATGCACTTGCTGCCAAAACAGAAGACGAAGACGCCATTTTAGAAGACTCCAGATTACAGAACTATTCCACTGACCAGTTAAGAAGAGCTAGAGACTCTTATAGAAGAGACCGAGATTTAAATATTATACTCACTTTTGCTTGGTATGGCCTTACCATTGCCGATGCTGTAGTAGATGCTCACCTGAGTAAGTTTAATGTTAACGAAGACCTTTCAGCAAAGCTTAGACCTGGAATAATCGAAAACGATTTTAATAACCAGCCCATGGCAGGGGTAAAGTTTGTAGTATATTTGCACCCCAAACATTAA